In [Leptolyngbya] sp. PCC 7376, a genomic segment contains:
- a CDS encoding SufS family cysteine desulfurase, translating into MIVMPTKSLAAEVRDDFPILNQEVHGKPLIYFDNAATSQKPQAVLDALMHYYTSDNANVHRGIHSLSSRATDAYEGARDKVAKFINATSRDEIVYTRNASEAINIVAYTWGLANLTAGDEIILSVMEHHSNIVPWQMIAEKTEAVLKYVQLTNEEAFDFEHYESLLSERTKLVSVVHVSNTLGNINPVEAIIKSARRFDAKVLIDACQSLPHMPIDVQAMDCDWLVGSGHKMCATTGIGFLYGKKEILEAMPPFLGGGEMISEVYFDHSTYGELPHKFEAGTPAIGEAIALGAAVDYLSGIGMERIQTYEAELTAYLFKKLADIPKLKIYGQQPDSKGHGRAALAAFNVEGIHANDLATLLDHEGVAIRSGHHCTQPLHRLFEASGSARASLYFYNTFAEIDSFVAALKETIDFFTSMAE; encoded by the coding sequence ATGATTGTGATGCCAACAAAATCTTTAGCTGCTGAAGTCAGAGATGATTTTCCCATCCTGAACCAAGAGGTGCATGGCAAGCCCCTTATCTATTTTGATAATGCGGCGACATCCCAAAAACCTCAGGCAGTCCTAGATGCGTTGATGCATTACTACACCAGTGATAATGCCAATGTCCATCGTGGGATTCACTCCCTCAGTTCCCGAGCCACAGATGCTTATGAAGGAGCACGGGATAAGGTGGCCAAGTTTATTAATGCCACTAGTCGAGACGAAATTGTTTACACCCGCAATGCTAGTGAAGCGATTAATATTGTTGCCTATACGTGGGGTTTAGCGAATTTAACCGCTGGGGATGAGATTATCCTCTCGGTTATGGAACACCACAGCAACATTGTGCCTTGGCAAATGATCGCTGAGAAAACTGAGGCTGTTTTGAAATATGTGCAGCTGACCAACGAAGAGGCTTTTGATTTTGAGCACTATGAAAGTTTGCTCTCAGAACGAACAAAGCTGGTTTCTGTTGTCCACGTTTCTAATACTCTCGGCAATATCAATCCGGTTGAAGCGATTATTAAATCAGCCCGTCGTTTTGATGCAAAGGTTTTGATTGATGCCTGCCAAAGTTTGCCCCACATGCCTATCGATGTGCAGGCCATGGATTGTGACTGGCTTGTCGGTTCTGGCCACAAAATGTGTGCCACGACCGGGATTGGTTTCCTCTACGGCAAAAAGGAGATCCTAGAAGCGATGCCGCCTTTCCTCGGTGGTGGCGAAATGATCTCGGAAGTTTATTTTGATCATTCAACCTATGGTGAGCTGCCCCACAAGTTTGAGGCTGGTACTCCTGCAATTGGTGAGGCGATCGCCCTCGGTGCAGCAGTGGACTATTTATCTGGCATTGGGATGGAGCGCATTCAAACCTACGAAGCAGAATTAACTGCTTACCTATTTAAAAAATTAGCGGATATACCCAAGCTTAAAATCTATGGCCAACAGCCTGACAGTAAAGGTCATGGCAGAGCAGCCTTAGCAGCCTTTAATGTTGAGGGTATTCACGCCAATGATTTAGCAACATTGCTCGATCATGAAGGAGTCGCTATTCGCTCCGGACACCATTGTACTCAGCCTTTACACCGTTTATTTGAAGCATCTGGTAGCGCTCGCGCGAGTCTCTATTTCTACAATACTTTCGCTGAAATTGATTCTTTTGTGGCAGCACTCAAAGAAACAATCGACTTTTTTACGAGTATGGCTGAGTAA
- a CDS encoding D-Ala-D-Ala carboxypeptidase family metallohydrolase has translation MSQLNPEQRNYDYLIEAARVGIHKPILAALYAVHRTPNLADGNTGLGITPANQVIPIELDTFAEQTQYAANTIRALTDALIEQGWKGGDLWDGAEGRYSNIFLERIAKGYIPRTTEKNVGRLDVSDFEALKKAYIDDIQTDYDGADLPKNLGRLDQSLVQFVERVGQYYQGLPHQREGMLETVRIWRKLDSHDAVIESLVKGTDLDAEVIDETELDLLLKHFIQRVSPNYGGYPHQREALIRFVQLWRQMESREATIAALDKEDFSAEDLGVLDPAIMEFVKNAAQYYAGKGSQRNSLTEALRLWRQLNSRQNVLSSLGVEPAQLQAASSSVEAMRELARKIDQELVSFIKRVPGSYQDKDHQRDALIRAVQLWRELPNREQAIADLTEDLKRIVVEPKKVVEPVKPITVVVPQRPSRWTPATVRANLNLSIIPNGSFTWLEATHGGKRSPTSQSTVDAMIRIAKLAQQARDRLGRPMIVTSWYRPPAINRAVGGATNSRHIVGDAIDFVVSGLSGNQIYWTLDPWWPGGLGRYRSFPNLGHIDARSYRARWRN, from the coding sequence ATGAGTCAACTCAATCCAGAGCAAAGAAACTACGATTATCTAATCGAGGCAGCACGGGTCGGCATCCACAAACCTATTTTGGCGGCACTCTACGCAGTGCACCGTACCCCAAACCTTGCCGATGGCAACACGGGCTTGGGCATCACCCCAGCTAACCAGGTTATTCCCATCGAGCTGGATACCTTTGCCGAACAGACCCAATATGCGGCGAATACCATTCGTGCCCTCACCGATGCATTAATTGAACAAGGTTGGAAAGGTGGCGATCTCTGGGATGGAGCAGAAGGACGATACAGCAATATTTTCCTAGAGCGCATTGCAAAAGGTTATATCCCCAGAACCACCGAAAAAAATGTGGGTCGCCTCGATGTGAGTGACTTCGAAGCACTTAAAAAAGCTTATATCGATGACATTCAGACCGATTATGATGGCGCAGACCTCCCGAAAAACCTCGGTCGCCTTGACCAATCCCTCGTGCAATTTGTTGAACGAGTCGGGCAATATTACCAAGGACTTCCTCACCAACGGGAAGGCATGCTCGAAACAGTACGCATTTGGCGGAAGCTGGATAGCCATGATGCTGTGATCGAATCCTTGGTAAAAGGTACAGACCTCGATGCTGAAGTAATCGACGAAACAGAACTGGATCTATTGCTCAAACATTTTATTCAGCGAGTTTCTCCAAATTATGGTGGCTATCCCCACCAACGTGAGGCCTTGATTCGATTTGTTCAGCTCTGGCGACAAATGGAATCCCGCGAGGCAACGATCGCAGCACTCGACAAAGAAGATTTTAGTGCTGAAGATTTAGGCGTTTTAGACCCTGCCATCATGGAATTTGTGAAAAATGCCGCGCAATATTATGCGGGTAAGGGTAGCCAAAGAAACTCTTTAACTGAGGCGTTGCGACTTTGGCGCCAGTTGAATTCGCGGCAAAATGTTTTGTCGAGTTTAGGGGTAGAGCCAGCGCAATTGCAGGCCGCTAGTAGTAGTGTCGAAGCGATGCGTGAATTAGCGCGGAAAATTGACCAAGAGCTTGTGTCGTTTATCAAGCGGGTGCCGGGTTCATACCAGGATAAGGATCATCAACGGGATGCCCTTATTCGAGCGGTACAACTTTGGCGAGAACTTCCCAACCGCGAACAGGCGATCGCCGATTTGACTGAAGACCTGAAACGAATTGTGGTTGAGCCAAAAAAGGTTGTCGAACCTGTTAAGCCAATTACTGTTGTTGTCCCACAACGCCCAAGTCGCTGGACGCCGGCCACCGTTCGCGCCAACCTCAACCTTTCAATTATCCCAAATGGCAGTTTCACTTGGTTAGAAGCAACCCATGGCGGTAAACGTTCCCCAACCAGTCAATCCACCGTTGATGCCATGATTCGGATTGCAAAACTTGCCCAGCAAGCCCGCGATCGCCTTGGCCGTCCGATGATTGTCACCAGTTGGTACCGTCCCCCTGCCATTAATAGAGCCGTTGGTGGTGCAACAAATAGTCGCCATATTGTAGGTGATGCCATTGATTTTGTGGTGAGTGGTTTGTCCGGCAACCAGATTTATTGGACATTAGACCCTTGGTGGCCTGGTGGATTAGGACGTTATCGCAGCTTCCCAAACCTTGGTCACATCGATGCCCGTTCTTACCGCGCCCGTTGGCGTAATTAG
- the sufC gene encoding Fe-S cluster assembly ATPase SufC, whose translation MSDVILSIKNLTATVDGQQILKGVDLEIKAGEIHAIMGRNGSGKSTLSKIIAGHPEYEVTGGEIIYKGENLLEKEAEERSLDGIFLAFQYPLEIPGVSNLDFLRVAYNAKLKHQGKEEIDAFDFEDLVEEKLDVVKMNPSFLERSLNEGFSGGEKKRNEILQMALLEPSLGILDEIDSGLDIDALRIVSEGVNFLANSENAFLLITHYQRLLNYITPQFVHVMYDGRIVKSGGKELALQLEETGYDFLDQELTTGAV comes from the coding sequence ATGAGTGACGTTATTTTATCGATTAAAAATCTGACTGCGACTGTGGATGGTCAGCAAATCCTGAAAGGGGTAGACCTCGAAATTAAAGCGGGCGAAATCCACGCAATTATGGGTCGTAACGGTTCTGGCAAAAGCACACTTTCCAAGATTATTGCGGGTCATCCTGAGTATGAAGTGACAGGTGGTGAAATCATCTATAAGGGTGAAAATCTTTTAGAGAAGGAAGCTGAAGAGCGATCGCTGGATGGTATTTTTCTAGCGTTTCAGTATCCTCTTGAAATCCCCGGCGTGAGTAATCTTGATTTTTTGCGGGTTGCCTACAACGCAAAGCTCAAGCATCAAGGCAAGGAAGAAATCGATGCGTTTGATTTTGAGGATCTCGTCGAGGAAAAACTCGACGTGGTCAAGATGAACCCCAGTTTTCTGGAACGTAGTCTCAATGAGGGTTTTTCTGGTGGTGAGAAAAAGCGTAATGAAATTCTTCAGATGGCGCTTTTAGAACCGAGTCTTGGGATTCTTGACGAGATTGATTCTGGTCTGGATATCGACGCGTTGCGAATAGTTTCTGAGGGCGTCAATTTTCTCGCGAATAGTGAAAATGCATTCCTTCTCATTACCCACTATCAAAGACTACTGAATTACATTACGCCGCAATTTGTGCATGTGATGTATGACGGTCGGATCGTAAAGAGTGGTGGTAAGGAATTAGCACTTCAACTGGAAGAAACAGGTTATGATTTCCTCGACCAAGAACTTACGACAGGGGCTGTGTAA
- the sufD gene encoding Fe-S cluster assembly protein SufD, translating to MAKGEQAIASFDNPITMLDLSLSPLLQLAETNKTVFNQGSTGWLKELRTQGAYKVSHAIFPTKRDEDWRVTDISTLRATRFLNAKTYELDAADIATELVGEAIHQLVFVNGKFSAELSNTEELPEGLFVGNLAQLSADQAEELIKYIGVHSRERDVFAALNNAGFHDVAIIWAEKNVVVEAPIQVLFVNQAAGRPTAMQTRCLAIASPSSSFSLIEQYVGRGSGEQTYFNNALTEIFVQENAEIKHVRVQQEIPNATHISNTIVGQSQHSRYSITEVNLGGKLSRHSLTIHQEGVQTETNLKGLAILDGEQVCDTHSDVQLNFPHGTVDQLHKCIVDDSARSVFNGRVCVPQNAQMTNAAQLNRNLLLSSKARVDTKPELEITADNVKCAHGATVSQLEADEIFYLRSRGLDENAARYLLVDAFATEILAAITIPSLREKISKQVRIQDS from the coding sequence ATGGCAAAAGGTGAACAGGCGATCGCCTCCTTTGACAACCCCATCACAATGCTTGATTTGTCTCTCTCCCCTCTTTTGCAGCTTGCAGAGACAAATAAAACAGTCTTTAACCAAGGCAGTACAGGTTGGCTAAAGGAATTGCGAACACAGGGTGCCTACAAAGTTTCCCACGCAATATTTCCGACTAAACGCGATGAAGATTGGCGAGTTACTGATATCTCAACCCTCAGGGCAACGAGATTTTTAAATGCGAAAACTTACGAACTCGATGCCGCAGATATCGCTACTGAGCTTGTCGGAGAAGCGATTCATCAATTGGTCTTTGTCAATGGTAAATTTTCTGCTGAGCTTTCCAATACAGAAGAGCTTCCAGAAGGTTTGTTCGTTGGCAATTTAGCGCAGTTATCCGCGGATCAGGCTGAAGAACTAATCAAATATATCGGTGTCCATAGCCGTGAGCGGGATGTTTTTGCCGCACTTAATAATGCCGGTTTTCATGATGTGGCGATTATCTGGGCTGAAAAAAATGTTGTGGTCGAAGCACCGATTCAGGTGTTATTTGTCAACCAAGCAGCTGGGCGACCTACGGCAATGCAAACAAGATGTTTGGCGATCGCCTCTCCATCCTCTAGCTTTAGCCTTATTGAGCAATATGTTGGTCGGGGTAGCGGTGAGCAGACCTATTTCAACAACGCATTAACTGAAATTTTTGTTCAGGAAAATGCGGAGATCAAACATGTGCGAGTGCAACAGGAAATCCCCAATGCCACCCACATCAGCAATACGATTGTTGGCCAATCCCAACACAGCCGTTACAGCATCACAGAAGTAAATCTGGGCGGCAAACTCAGTCGCCATAGCCTCACTATCCATCAGGAAGGGGTACAAACAGAAACCAACCTTAAGGGCTTAGCGATATTAGACGGTGAACAGGTTTGTGATACCCACAGTGATGTTCAGCTCAACTTCCCCCATGGCACTGTCGATCAACTCCATAAATGTATTGTTGATGATTCCGCCCGCTCTGTCTTTAATGGCCGAGTTTGTGTCCCTCAAAATGCCCAGATGACTAATGCAGCTCAGCTAAATCGCAATTTGCTGTTGTCCTCAAAAGCGCGGGTAGATACGAAGCCTGAATTAGAAATCACTGCGGACAATGTGAAATGTGCCCACGGTGCAACAGTGAGTCAACTTGAGGCCGATGAAATCTTTTATCTAAGGAGTCGTGGACTGGATGAGAATGCCGCTCGCTATCTCCTAGTTGATGCTTTCGCTACTGAAATTTTGGCGGCGATCACCATCCCATCATTACGAGAAAAAATTTCTAAACAAGTGCGTATCCAAGACAGCTAG
- the speA gene encoding biosynthetic arginine decarboxylase — translation MAISPSQSPDEHSWSVQDSERLYQIQGWGEPYFGINAAGHVQVAPTGEAEHGVDLFELVEKLKNQGIQLPCLLRFPDILSDRLKRLNECFAQAIARYGYEGEYQGVYPIKCNQHRPVVEALLEAGQPYRFGLEVGSKPELMIAIAMLEPTSDHQPLLICNGYKDRDYIETALLATQLGHRALIVIEQPEELDLTLSASQALEIRPALGIRAKLASQGIGRWGSSSGDRAKFGLTVPQILQIVQTLRDKNSLDCLQLLHYHIGSQLSSIGVIKAAIREASQIYAELVLLGANVKYLDVGGGLAVDYSGSKNNVPASKNYNMQNYANDIVATVKDSCDEKQVPAPTLVSESGRAIASHQSILIFDILSSSDITPTLPPEPSHREHLVIRNLRETYDFITLENYQETYHDAMQFKEEAISLFSLGYLTLGDRGTAEQLYWCCCEKIFQIMQTAVSIPTDLQDLWQNMATIYYGNLSIFQSIPDSWAINQLFPIMPIHRLDKRPNRRGIIADLTCDSDGRFNQFIDIKTKHKNLLELHPLNDKPYYIGLFLMGAYQDIMGNFHNLFGRTNAVQVRLTEKGHSIDSMTQGSTVENILETVQYKHQELLEKIKTQVDSAANRQKINIEQAQYLIDRYENNLKGYTYLN, via the coding sequence ATGGCTATATCTCCCTCTCAATCTCCCGATGAGCATTCTTGGTCGGTGCAAGACAGCGAAAGACTCTACCAAATCCAGGGCTGGGGAGAACCTTATTTTGGGATTAATGCAGCGGGTCATGTGCAGGTTGCGCCGACGGGAGAAGCGGAGCATGGGGTTGATCTATTTGAACTCGTGGAAAAGTTGAAAAACCAAGGTATTCAATTGCCTTGTTTGTTGCGGTTTCCAGATATTTTGAGTGATCGCCTCAAGCGTTTAAATGAGTGTTTTGCGCAGGCGATCGCCCGTTATGGCTACGAAGGAGAGTACCAGGGAGTTTATCCAATTAAATGCAATCAACATCGCCCAGTAGTCGAAGCGCTATTGGAGGCGGGACAACCTTATCGCTTTGGATTAGAGGTGGGGTCAAAGCCGGAATTGATGATTGCGATCGCCATGTTAGAGCCAACATCCGATCATCAGCCCCTTTTGATTTGCAATGGTTATAAAGATCGTGACTATATTGAAACCGCTCTCCTCGCCACGCAGTTAGGACATCGCGCCCTCATCGTGATTGAGCAACCGGAAGAATTGGATTTAACGCTTTCCGCCAGTCAAGCATTAGAGATTCGTCCCGCGTTAGGCATTCGGGCAAAGTTAGCGAGCCAAGGGATTGGGCGATGGGGCAGTTCGTCTGGCGATCGCGCCAAATTTGGATTGACAGTGCCTCAGATTTTGCAAATTGTGCAGACTTTACGGGACAAAAATTCCTTAGATTGTTTGCAACTATTGCACTACCATATCGGCTCACAACTCTCATCCATTGGGGTAATAAAAGCTGCAATTCGAGAAGCATCACAGATTTATGCGGAGTTGGTTTTACTAGGGGCGAATGTCAAATATCTGGATGTGGGAGGCGGTCTAGCAGTGGATTACAGCGGCTCAAAAAATAATGTGCCAGCCTCAAAAAATTACAACATGCAGAACTATGCCAATGACATTGTGGCGACGGTAAAGGATAGTTGTGATGAAAAACAAGTACCTGCGCCAACTCTCGTCAGTGAAAGTGGCAGGGCGATCGCCTCGCACCAAAGCATTTTAATTTTTGACATCCTCAGCAGCAGCGATATCACGCCAACTTTGCCGCCCGAACCTAGCCATCGCGAACATTTAGTGATCCGTAACCTGCGGGAAACCTACGATTTCATTACACTCGAAAATTACCAAGAGACTTATCACGATGCGATGCAGTTCAAAGAAGAGGCCATTAGCTTATTTAGTCTCGGTTATCTAACTCTCGGCGATCGCGGCACTGCGGAACAATTGTATTGGTGTTGCTGCGAAAAGATTTTTCAGATTATGCAAACTGCTGTCAGCATCCCTACAGATCTGCAAGATCTTTGGCAAAACATGGCCACTATTTACTATGGCAATCTATCAATTTTTCAATCCATTCCTGATAGTTGGGCGATCAATCAACTCTTTCCAATAATGCCGATTCATCGTCTCGACAAAAGGCCTAACCGACGAGGAATTATTGCTGATTTAACTTGTGATAGTGATGGTCGTTTCAATCAATTTATTGATATTAAAACAAAACATAAAAATCTCCTTGAATTACATCCTCTAAACGACAAGCCCTATTACATCGGCTTATTTCTTATGGGTGCGTATCAAGACATCATGGGTAATTTTCACAATCTATTTGGTCGAACAAATGCTGTTCAAGTTCGCCTAACAGAGAAAGGTCACAGCATAGATTCAATGACTCAAGGAAGTACAGTTGAAAATATTTTAGAGACAGTGCAATACAAGCATCAAGAACTTTTAGAAAAAATCAAAACTCAAGTAGACTCAGCTGCGAATAGACAAAAAATCAATATCGAACAAGCGCAGTATTTAATTGATCGCTACGAAAATAATCTTAAAGGTTATACCTATTTGAATTAA
- a CDS encoding CO2 hydration protein, with protein sequence MVTALEPSRHPLAKYIHQLEQGLPMLIHSDLRVMEVVGILKSYGVVLDAYSNNLNYIAEHQFLNLFPFFKYFNGKVTPGRLGQFWWHDRINYEYAEYCMKSMFWHGGGGLDAYVDTPEFEEAARKAIAARWKNNPLMLGLNKLFPDYLLEQTRVMAYYTGLGQFWRVMSDMFITLSDRYDAGEIKTTSDVTQHVLAGLVADAAKPITYSVDIRGEKFDLIPESAGITFLMDTGVPYVEAIFFRGTPFAGTISFNAQASQISPDQSTFTYGALYADPLPVGGSGIPPTLLMQDMRHFLPDYLMDYYKETGRSEQDIRVKICKTFQKSMFCVTSAALMGLVPNGIGPDTLEKQQENREFFEFWMDRLLPSQIHVVNG encoded by the coding sequence ATGGTCACCGCTTTAGAGCCTTCCCGTCATCCCCTCGCTAAATATATCCATCAACTGGAGCAGGGTTTACCTATGCTCATTCACTCTGATCTTCGGGTGATGGAAGTGGTTGGAATTCTGAAGAGTTATGGGGTGGTTTTGGATGCCTACTCCAATAATTTGAACTACATTGCTGAGCACCAGTTTTTAAATTTATTTCCTTTCTTCAAATACTTCAACGGAAAGGTGACACCGGGTCGTCTGGGTCAATTTTGGTGGCATGACCGCATTAACTATGAATATGCGGAATATTGCATGAAATCGATGTTTTGGCATGGGGGTGGTGGTCTGGATGCCTATGTCGATACGCCGGAATTTGAAGAGGCTGCTCGTAAGGCGATCGCCGCGCGTTGGAAAAATAACCCCTTAATGTTGGGGTTAAATAAACTCTTCCCCGACTATTTGCTAGAGCAAACCCGTGTGATGGCCTATTACACAGGACTCGGACAGTTCTGGCGAGTGATGAGCGATATGTTCATCACCTTGAGTGATCGTTATGATGCAGGTGAAATTAAAACCACCTCCGATGTCACCCAACATGTTCTCGCAGGCTTGGTTGCTGATGCCGCAAAACCTATCACCTATAGCGTTGATATTCGAGGTGAAAAATTTGACCTCATCCCAGAATCGGCAGGGATTACATTTTTGATGGATACAGGTGTGCCCTACGTTGAAGCAATCTTTTTCAGAGGCACTCCTTTTGCCGGCACGATTTCCTTTAATGCCCAAGCATCACAGATTTCCCCTGACCAATCAACGTTTACTTACGGTGCACTATATGCAGATCCGCTTCCCGTTGGTGGTTCGGGCATTCCGCCAACATTATTGATGCAAGATATGCGTCATTTCCTGCCTGATTATCTGATGGACTATTACAAGGAAACAGGGCGGAGTGAACAGGATATCCGCGTGAAAATCTGTAAGACTTTCCAAAAGTCGATGTTTTGTGTAACCAGCGCAGCCTTAATGGGGCTTGTCCCTAATGGCATCGGACCCGATACTCTCGAAAAGCAGCAAGAAAATCGTGAATTCTTTGAGTTTTGGATGGATCGTCTCCTGCCTTCCCAAATTCATGTTGTAAATGGATAA
- the sodC gene encoding superoxide dismutase family protein: protein MMTNTIKLALVSTLTTLAFPAAAIAGSVTVTINLTSTQGIGPEVGKITLEDTGYGLILTPDLENIVPGAHGFHVHKNPSCEPAEKNGTIVPGLAAGGHYDPLNSGYHGGPYEDGHLGDLPPLYADKDGNSTIPVLAPRLNVANVLGRSLMIHFHGDNFSDDPKPLGGGGPRLACGVIPATIPAS, encoded by the coding sequence ATGATGACTAATACCATCAAACTCGCTCTGGTTAGTACCCTCACCACCCTTGCTTTTCCGGCAGCGGCGATCGCCGGTAGCGTAACCGTTACCATCAACCTCACCAGTACCCAAGGCATCGGCCCCGAAGTAGGCAAAATCACCTTAGAAGATACAGGCTATGGTCTAATCCTCACTCCTGATCTAGAAAATATTGTGCCCGGAGCTCATGGCTTTCATGTCCATAAAAACCCTAGCTGTGAACCCGCAGAAAAGAATGGCACGATTGTCCCTGGTTTAGCCGCTGGCGGACATTATGATCCTCTCAATAGTGGTTACCATGGTGGCCCCTATGAAGATGGTCACTTAGGAGATCTGCCTCCTCTTTATGCCGATAAAGATGGTAACAGCACCATACCTGTCCTTGCACCACGCCTGAATGTGGCAAATGTTCTCGGTCGTTCACTGATGATCCATTTCCACGGTGATAACTTCTCCGACGATCCGAAACCTCTCGGTGGTGGTGGTCCACGACTTGCTTGTGGTGTAATCCCTGCGACCATACCCGCTTCCTAA
- a CDS encoding bestrophin family protein has product MIERQFQWLLKSLSLRGSVFGVVLPRALVFGALAIGVNFLYQAQPELPWDFCQYLMENVALNLILGLLLVFRTNTAYERFWEGRKAWDEIIANICNLLRELHAAELLQPENSKPRSVMMGWLVALAIATKSHLRQDFQVEQFEQVLAIAEFEKITKSAHAPMLILQWLNISAQKQLSIPEKISIQEKFAALTNGITTCERIFNTPLPFAYTIFLRKFILLYCFFLPFGLVETLLWGTIPITLLVAFVLFGVEAIAEEIEDPFGKDENDLPLEELCQMITKEAREFEAFQDEHKVISL; this is encoded by the coding sequence ATGATTGAACGTCAATTTCAATGGTTACTGAAATCGCTGAGCTTACGGGGCAGTGTTTTTGGAGTGGTTTTGCCCCGTGCTCTTGTGTTTGGGGCATTGGCCATTGGGGTGAATTTTTTATATCAAGCCCAGCCTGAGTTGCCGTGGGATTTCTGCCAATATCTGATGGAGAATGTGGCGCTCAATCTCATTTTGGGTTTACTGCTCGTGTTTCGCACAAATACTGCGTACGAAAGATTTTGGGAAGGACGTAAGGCTTGGGACGAGATTATCGCGAATATCTGTAATTTACTACGGGAACTTCATGCAGCTGAGTTGTTGCAACCAGAGAATAGCAAGCCACGTTCTGTGATGATGGGTTGGCTAGTCGCGCTGGCGATCGCCACGAAATCCCATCTTCGCCAAGATTTTCAGGTTGAGCAATTTGAGCAAGTATTGGCAATAGCGGAGTTTGAGAAGATTACAAAATCTGCCCATGCGCCTATGCTGATTTTGCAATGGCTCAACATTTCTGCTCAAAAACAGTTGTCCATTCCTGAAAAAATTTCTATTCAGGAGAAATTCGCAGCTCTCACGAATGGCATCACCACCTGCGAGCGTATTTTCAATACACCTTTGCCATTTGCCTACACAATTTTTCTGCGGAAATTCATTTTGCTTTATTGTTTCTTTTTACCCTTTGGTTTGGTGGAAACATTGCTGTGGGGCACAATTCCAATCACGCTTTTAGTTGCTTTTGTCTTGTTTGGAGTGGAGGCGATCGCCGAAGAAATTGAAGACCCTTTTGGAAAAGATGAAAATGATTTACCTTTAGAAGAACTATGTCAAATGATTACAAAAGAAGCCCGAGAATTCGAGGCTTTTCAAGATGAGCATAAAGTTATTTCTCTGTGA